In the genome of Sciurus carolinensis chromosome 3, mSciCar1.2, whole genome shotgun sequence, one region contains:
- the Asb1 gene encoding ankyrin repeat and SOCS box protein 1 isoform X1 has translation MAEGGGPDGRAGPGPAGPDLKAWLREQFCDHPLEHCEDTRLHDAAYVGDLQTLRDLLQEENYRSRINEKSVWCCGWLPCTPLRIAATAGHGNCVDFLIRKGAEVDLVDVKGQTALYVAVVNGHLESAQILLEAGADPNGSRHHRSTPVYHASRVGRADILKALIRYGADVDVNHHLTPDTQPPFSRRLTSLVVCPLYISAAYHNLQCFRLLLQAGANPDFNCNGPVNTQEFYRGSPGCVMDAVLRHGCEAAFVSLLVEFGADLNLVKWDSLGPESRGRRKVDPEALQIFKEARSVPRTLLSLCRVAVRRALGKHRLHLIPSLPLPDPIKKFLLYE, from the exons ATGGCGGAGGGTGGCGGCCCCGACGGGCGGGCAGGGCCGGGGCCCGCAG GTCCTGATCTGAAGGCGTGGCTGAGGGAGCAGTTCTGTGACCACCCACTGGAGCACTGTGAGGACACCAGGCTCCACGATGCGGCCTACGTGGGAGACCTTCAGACCCTCAGGGACCTCTTGCAGGAGGAGAACTACCGCAG CCGCATCAACGAGAAGTCTGTCTGGTGCTGTGGCTGGCTCCCCTGTACGCCATTGCGAATTGCTGCCACTGCAGGCCACGGGAACTGTGTGGACTTCCTTATCCGGAAGGGGGCCGAGGTGGACCTGGTGGACGTAAAGGGGCAGACGGCCTTGTATGTGGCTGTGGTGAATGGGCACCTGGAGAGTGCCCAGATCCTTCTGGAAGCTGGTGCCGATCCCAACGGAAGCCGGCACCACCGCAGCACCCCTGTCTACCACGCCTCTCGAGTGGGCAGGGCTGACATACTGAAGGCTCTTATCAG GTATGGGGCTGACGTCGATGTCAACCACCACCTGACTCCTGACACCCAGCCCCCTTTCTCCAGGCGGCTCACCTCCCTGGTAGTCTGCCCCCTGTACATCAGTGCAGCCTACCACAACCTGCAGTGCTTCAGGCTGCTCCTGCAGGCTGGGGCAAACCCTGACTTCAACTGCAATGGTCCTGTCAACACACAGGAGTTCTACAGGGGCTCCCCTGGGTGTGTCATGGATGCTGTCCTGCGTCATGGCTGTGAGGCAGCCTTCGTGAGTCTGCTGGTGGAATTTGGAGCTGACCTGAACCTGGTGAAGTGGGACTCATTAGGCCCAGAGTCAAGGGGCAGAAGGAAAGTGGACCCTGAGGCCTTGCAGATCTTTAAAGAGGCCAGAA GTGTTCCCAGGACCTTGCTGAGTTTGTGCCGGGTGGCCGTGAGAAGAGCTCTTGGCAAACACCGGCTTCATCTAATTCCCTCGCTGCCTCTGCCGGACCCCATTAAAAAGTTCCTGCTTTATGAGTAG
- the Asb1 gene encoding ankyrin repeat and SOCS box protein 1 isoform X2, whose product MAEGGGPDGRAGPGPAGPDLKAWLREQFCDHPLEHCEDTRLHDAAYVGDLQTLRDLLQEENYRRYGADVDVNHHLTPDTQPPFSRRLTSLVVCPLYISAAYHNLQCFRLLLQAGANPDFNCNGPVNTQEFYRGSPGCVMDAVLRHGCEAAFVSLLVEFGADLNLVKWDSLGPESRGRRKVDPEALQIFKEARSVPRTLLSLCRVAVRRALGKHRLHLIPSLPLPDPIKKFLLYE is encoded by the exons ATGGCGGAGGGTGGCGGCCCCGACGGGCGGGCAGGGCCGGGGCCCGCAG GTCCTGATCTGAAGGCGTGGCTGAGGGAGCAGTTCTGTGACCACCCACTGGAGCACTGTGAGGACACCAGGCTCCACGATGCGGCCTACGTGGGAGACCTTCAGACCCTCAGGGACCTCTTGCAGGAGGAGAACTACCGCAG GTATGGGGCTGACGTCGATGTCAACCACCACCTGACTCCTGACACCCAGCCCCCTTTCTCCAGGCGGCTCACCTCCCTGGTAGTCTGCCCCCTGTACATCAGTGCAGCCTACCACAACCTGCAGTGCTTCAGGCTGCTCCTGCAGGCTGGGGCAAACCCTGACTTCAACTGCAATGGTCCTGTCAACACACAGGAGTTCTACAGGGGCTCCCCTGGGTGTGTCATGGATGCTGTCCTGCGTCATGGCTGTGAGGCAGCCTTCGTGAGTCTGCTGGTGGAATTTGGAGCTGACCTGAACCTGGTGAAGTGGGACTCATTAGGCCCAGAGTCAAGGGGCAGAAGGAAAGTGGACCCTGAGGCCTTGCAGATCTTTAAAGAGGCCAGAA GTGTTCCCAGGACCTTGCTGAGTTTGTGCCGGGTGGCCGTGAGAAGAGCTCTTGGCAAACACCGGCTTCATCTAATTCCCTCGCTGCCTCTGCCGGACCCCATTAAAAAGTTCCTGCTTTATGAGTAG